AGAATTTTACCTCCAGTGATATGTTTTATTAAGGAAGCTGATCGATTCAATGCATATATTTGGCCATCAGGATCAATTCCCTTTTCAAACCTATTTGAGGCATCAGTTCTAAGAGAGAAGTACCTGCTGGTCTTTCTGTTATTTGCTGGTTTGAAATATGCTGATTCCAGAAAAACATCTTTTGTATAATCCTTTATTTCTGAATTCTCGCCTCCCATTACTCCAGCAAGGGCAATTGCTCTTTCCTCATCTGCAATTACTAAATTTTCTTCGGTCAGCAATCTTTCTACACCATCTAATGTATTAAATTTTTCACCTTTGTAAGCTCGTCTAACAATTATTTTTTTGCCATGAATATATTCTAAATCAAATGCATGAAGAGGTTGCCCTGTTTCCATCATTACATAATTTGTAACATCAACAACATTATTAATTGGTCGGATGCCTAATAAAAATAGTTTCCATCTTAGCCAGAAAGGTGAATCTTTAATTTTTAAACCTTTAACAACTCTACCTGCGTATCTAGGGCATAATTCTTTGTCATCCACTTGAACTGATATTTTTCCTTCCAGATTTTCTTTATCTTCCTCAATTTTCAGTTCAGGTATATGAATTTCTTTCCCCGTAAAAGCAGATATTTCCCTGGCAATACCAATGATGCTCATTAAGTCCGGCCGATTTGAAAATATTTCAAAATCAAAAATTACATCATTCTTAATATTCTCCAAATTAGAAATGTCTTCACCTAAAGGAAATTTGTTGTTTAAAATTAAAACACCAGGTGATTTGCTTTTTTCCAGTCCTAATTCAGAAGCAGAGCAAATCATTCCGTTTGATAATACTCCCTGTATTGTCTTTGCTCCTAATCTGCCAATCCCCGGTAAAATAGCAGATTCGGTTGCTAAAGGAACTCTATCGCCTATTTTAATATTTTTAGCTCCACACACAACTTCTAATTCTTGATTTCTTATATCTACATTACATATATACAAATTATTATTTTTTTTATGAGCTCTGATATTTATTATTTCTCCTACAACTACACCTTTAACGTCCTCAAGTATTTTTTTTCTTCTTTCAGCAACAATGCCATTCATTGAAAGTCTATCTGCCAGTTCATTGGGAGTTAATTCAATATCTATATATTCTTTTAATAAATTATATGATACCTGCATATCACCATTCTCCTCTCATCATAGTTCCAACTTACTTAAACTGTTTTAAAAATCTTATATCATTCTCAAAAAACAAACGAATATCATTAATACCATATTTCAACATGGCTATTCTTTCAGCGCCCATTCCAAAAGCAAATCCAGTAAGCTTCTTTGAGTCATAACCCGCCATTTCCAGGACATTAGGATGAACCATTCCTGCTCCCATAATTTCAAGCCAGCCGGTATATCCACATGAACGGCAGCCTTTTCCTTCGCATAAACCACATGATACATCAACTTCTGCGCCTGGTTCTACAAAAGGAAAGTAACCAGGTCTAAATCTTACCTTGCGGTCTTTCCCAAATATTTGCTGACAAAATTCAGTAATAACCCCTTTTAAATCGCTAAATCTAATACCTTTATCTACTGCTAATCCTTCAATCTGATAAAACATTGGCGAATGTGTACTATCTATTGCATCTCTTCGGTAACACTTACCGGTTGAAATCATGCGAATCGGCGGGGGTTGATTTTCCATCGTCCTAACCTGCATTGGAGATGTTTGTGTTCTAAGTAAGATTTCTGATGTGATATAGAAAGAATCCTGATCATCTCTTGCAGGATGATCTTTAGGGATATTTAACCCTTCAAAATTGTAATAATCCAGTTCTATTTCAGGACCATCAACAAAATTAAATCCCATACCTAAAAATATTTCTTGTGTTTTTCTAAGTATTAATTCTATTGGATGTAGTGAGCCAATTTTAAAAGTTTTACCGGGAATAGTGATATCAAATATATCTTCTGTTTTCTTTTTTTTAGTTAAAGAAATGTTTTCCTTCTCAGATACTATTTTTTGAATCTCCTTTTTTGCTTTATTAAGCAATTGGCCAATTTTCGGCCTTTCATCTTTTGGTAATAAGGATATTTCCTTCAGCATTTTGGCAATATAGCCTTTTCTTCCTAAATATTCATTTTTTAACTTTTCTATTTCATCTGTATCCTTTTTTAAAGATATATCATCATCAAATTGTTTTCTAAGCTTTATTATTTTTTCTATCATATTTTCCAAAATATATACCTCCTCATAAAAAAAAGAAGTTTACAATTTTCACCTTTTAAAGGGACGAAAATTGTAAACTTCTCCGCGTTACCACCCTTTTTGATTTGTTTAAATACAAATCCAAACTCTTATTTTTTTTAACGGAAAACCCGTCCAAGCCTACTTATAATTTTCAGCTGGCATATTTAAAGCGAAATTCGATAAAACATATAAGTATATGACTTACAATTTACAATGTTTTATCTACTATCTTTATAATTTTATCTATTTATTTAATATTTTAACTATTATCACCTGAAACAGCAAGCTTTGATAGCTGTGAAAAACCCTTTTCGTGATTTACAGCCATTTCTGCTAATATTTTTCTGTTTATTTGTATATTGGCTTCCTTCAAAGCTTTCATTAACTTGCTATAAGATATTCCCTCATTTTTTGCAGCAATACCGATACGGGTAATCCAAAGTCTTCTAAAATCTCTTTTTCTTGCTTTACGATCACGATAAGAATACGATAGAGATTTTCTTACCGCGTCTTTTGCAGTTCTTAGTAATTTACTTTTTCCGCCCCAGTAACCTTTGGCAGATTTTAATATCTTTTTTCTTCTATTTCTAGAAGCTACATTATTAGTTACTCTTGGCATAGGTCTCTCCCTTGTGATTGATTATTAAATTGATTCATGCACTGACTGACAATTTACACTTCTTATTTATTATTTGATTTTATTAAATATAAATTAACAATATAACATTAAATACTATTGATAAGGCAATAATCGCTTGATACGCTTACTATCACTCTTATCAACCATAGTTAATTTTGCCAATTGTCTTTTTCTCTTTGGCGCTTTTTTTGTTAAAATATGACTCTTGTAAGCTTTTGAGCGCTTTATCTTGCCTGTTGCTGTTAATTTAAAACGTTTTGCAGCACCACGATGCGTTTTCATTTTTGGCATGTTCACTTATCCTCCGTTATTAATATTATACTACCTGTAATCTGTAATTAATTATTTTTATTAGAAATAAGAATTAAAGTCATATTTCTGCCCTCTAATTTCGGTTTTTTTTCAACTTTAGAGATTTCATTTGCTTCTGTTGCAACTCTTTCGAGGAGTTCTCTTCCTGCATCAACAAATTTCATTTCTCTACCCCTGAACATTACAGTTACTTTAACCTTGTTTCCTTCTTTTAGAAATTTATGAATATTTTTAGTCTTAAATTCATAATCATGTTCCCCTATATTGGGTCTCATCTTGATTTCCTTAAGGCCGGTGTTTTTCTGTGTCTTTTTCCCTTGTTTTAATCTTTTTTCCGAAGTATACCGATATTTCCCATAATCCATTATCCTGCAAACAGGGGGATCTGCATCAGGGGAAACTTCTACCAAATCAAGGTTATTTTTTTGTGCTTCTTCTAATCCTTTTTCCCAATCGACTATTCCAAGCTGCTCACCATTGTGATTTATTAATCGGATTTTTTTGGCTTTAATTCCACGATTCACACGAAATTCAGATTTTGACTTTATTTCAAATTCCTCCTTCTATACTTCAATTTATTAATTTTTTTCTTTATACTTGTTAGAAATACCTGCTAAAAGACTATAGCATAATGTTTTTTTTTAGTCAACTTTGTTGTTAATATCTATTTAAAATTAAAGAAAAAAATATTTTATGGCAATTTTTTATTATCAATTTCTTCTTTAATTTCATTTATAAAATCAGTTATGGTAGATGAGCCTTGATCGCCTTTACCTTGTTTTCTAACATTAACAGTATCTTTATCAATCTCTTTATCACCAAAAATTAACATATAGGGTATTTTCCCCATTTCTGCATTCCTTATCTTTGCACCAATTTTTTCATTATTATCATCTATCTCTACTCTGATATTAGAGTCAGAAAGAATTCTTTCTATTTTTCTACCATATTCAATATGCCTATCTGCAATAGGCAGTAAACGAACTTGAACTGGTGCAATCCAAGTAGGTAAAGACCCGGCATATTGTTCAATGAGAATCCCAATAAATCTTTCCAGGCTTCCCAGTATTGTTCTATGTAGCATCACAGGTCTTTCTTTTTCACCATCAGGGTTTATATAGTATAAATCAAATAGTTCCGGCATTTGGAAATCAAGCTGAATAGTACCACATTGCCAGCTTCTCCCCAGGCAATCTTTTAAGTGAAAATCAATTTTTGGACCATAGAATGCCCCATCCCCTTCATTTATTTTAAATTCTAAATCCTTACTTTCCAAAGCTTCTTTCAAGCTGTTTGTTGCTTTTTCCCAAACTTCGTCTGAACCCATGGCATTTTCTGGTTTTGTACTCAATTCTATATGGTAATTAAAACCAAAAGTCTTATAGAAATATCCTTCAAGATCAATAAGCTTTTGAACTTCTTCTTTTATTTGGCAGGGCCTCATATATATATGTGCATCATCCTGAGTAAATGAACGCACACGGAATAAACCATGAAGGACGCCTGACATCTCATGTCGATGAACCAACCCTAATTCTGCAATTCTAAGGGGTAATTCCTTATAACTGTGTAATCTGTTTTTATAAACTAAAATACCTCCGGGACAATTCATTGGCTTAACGGCAAAATCCTGGTTATCTATTTTTGTAAAATACATGTTTTCTTTGTAATGATCCCAATGTCCTGATTTTACCCAAAGAGACTTATTTAGAATTATAGGTGTTTTAATTTCGTGATAACCGTGCTTTTTGTGTTCATCTCTCCAAAAGTCTTCCAGTAAATTACGAATTATCATACCCTTAGGATGAAAAAACGGAAATCCGGTTCCTTCCTCCTGGAAGCTGAATAAATCTAATTCCTTTCCGATTTTCCTATGATCTCTTCTTTTTGCCTCTTCTATCATCTTTAAGTAATGATTTAGAGCATCTTTTGAATCAAAAGAAATCCCATATATTCTTTGCAACATCTTATTTTTTTCATTACCCCTCCAGTAAGCACCGGCAAGATTTAATAGTTTAAAAGCCTTAATTTTTCCAGTCGATGGAATATGAGGCCCTCGACAAAGATCTATAAAATCACCCTGCTCATAAATAGTAACTTCATCATCTGGAATATCTTCTATTAACTCAATTTTATATTTTTCGCCTCTCTGCTTAAAAAGATTAATGGCTTCATCTTTTTTCATTATTTTCTTTTGAAATGGTATATTTTTCTTTACAATTTCTTTCATCTTTTTTTCAATAATATTCAGATCATCAGGAGTAAAAGTATGTTTAGTATCAAAGTCATAATAAAACCCTTCATCTATTGCAGGTCCAATTGCTAATTTTGTATCGGGAAATAATGACTGTACTGCTTGTGCCATTAAATGGGATGAGCTATGAAAAAATATATCTTTCCCCTGTTCAGAATCAAAGGTAATAACATCAACTTTATCACCTTCTACAGGTTTTTCGTAAAGGTCCTTTTTTATTCCATTTACATTGACAGCTAAGGCTTTTTTTGCTAATTTGGAATCTTTTGACTTTATAATATCATAATAGGTTGAATAGGTTGATTTGTCATCAACCATCACTTCTCTTTCACCTTCTATATTTAACTTTATACTGACCATTTTATCCCCCCCTAAAACAAAAAAACTCACGTTTGATTACATGAGAATTTGTTAACTGATAAGCATTGAATAATTCAGAAACGTTCCTGTTTATTTAACCTTTCTAATTAATGTAATATATATACATAAACAAATGGTGGGCGGTACTGGGATTGAACCAGTGACCTCTTCCGCGTCAAGGAAGCATTCTTCCACTGAACTAACCGCCCACTTTTGTGTTTTTCTTTTTATATATAGATGGAGGCGGCACTCGGATTTGAACCGAGGATGAAGGATTTGCAATCCTCTGCCTTCCCGCTTGGCTATGCCGCCTCATTTATAAATATTATATAAAATGGAGCGGAAAACGGGATTTGAACCCGCGACCCTCGCCTTGGCAAGGCGATGCTCTACCACTGAGCTATTTCCGCAAACAAATTACTGGTGCCGAGACCCAGAGTTGAACTGGGGACACGTGGATTTTCAGTCCACTGCTCTACCAACTGAGCTATCTCGGCTGGATATAATTTTAAGAATTTAAGTTTTTAGATGGCGGGGTCGACGGGATTTGAACCCGCGATCTCCTGCGTGACAGGCAGGCGTGTTAAACCGAGCTGCACTACGACCCCTTATTAAAAAATATGGTAGGCGGAACAGGGCTTGAACCTGTGACCCCTGGCTTGTAAAGCCAGTGCTCTCCCAACTGAGCTACCCGCCCAAGCTATCTTCACAAACCGGCAAGCTCTATTATAACATCTCTTTTTTTCTTTGTCTATAAAAAATCTATCTAAAATTTTATAGTTTTTTTATTTTATAGTTATTTTTTAAAATTTTATTGATATCTTTGCAATTTAGTATAATGGCTAAAACGGTATATCGTCTTCACCATTATTGTCTTCAACATTTTCCTTCCCTTGGCCAGAGTTTTCATCAACATAATCATTATCGGAAAAATCCTTATTGTCGTTATTGGAATCCTTCATGTAATCTAAAAACTGTACACTTCTTGCATTGATTTCATATGAAACTCTTTTATTTCCTTCCTTATCCTGCCAGTTATTAGACCTTAACTCTCCGTTAACAGCAACCCTTTTTCCTTTCTTCAGGAATTGAGAGCAATGTTCAGCCTGTCTACCCCAGGCTGAAACGTTTATAAATAGAGTGTCTTCGATATTATTTCCTTCTTGATTCCTAAAACTTCTATTAATAGCAAGTCCAAACTTACAAACTGCTGTACCCGCTGGAGTGTATCTTAACTCCGGGTCTCTTGTCAATCTTCCTATTCCTGCAAAACAATTTAAATCACCAAAAGATGCCATAAAATAAATCCTCCCTTTTTTAAAACTGCAGATAAATTCATCTCTACTTCACTACTATATTTACTAACTTACCTGCTACATATATAATCTTAACAATTTTCCTATCATTAATCCATTTTTTTACTTTTGGTAATTCAATAATTTTCTCTCTTATATCGGCTTCACTAATATCAGACAAAACTTTTATCTTATCTCTCAATTTACCATTTATTTGCACAACAACAGTGATTTCATCTTCTTTTAAGTCTTCAATACTGTATTTTGGCCATGGCTCTAAATATATACTTTCACTATTACCTATTTCGTGCCATAGTTCTTCACAAAAATGAGGAGCTATGGGATTAAGCAATTTTATAGTTGTTTCTATTGCTTCCTTGATTACTGCCTTTCTCTCCTGACTCAACTCTGATATTTTTATATTAAAAGCATACAAATTGTTGACCAGTTCCATAATGGCACTTATTGCTGTATTAAAATGAAATCTTTCTTCAATATCTTCGGTTACTTTCTTAATAGTCTGATGTGTTTTTCTTTTTAGCGATTTTACATCATTGCTTAGACTTACACCGGATACATTGATATAATCTTTTTCATCAAAAAGACATTTATATTGATAAACAAGTCTCCATACCCGATTTAAAAAGCGTGATGCCCCTTCAATACCTTTATCACTCCATTCCATATCAACTTCTGGAGGACTTGCAAATAATATCATTACTCTGGTTGCATCAATACCATATTTTTCAAATATATCACCAGGTGTAACTACATTACCTTTGGATTTTGACATAGCAGCACCATCTTTGCATACCATTCCCTGTGTAAAAAGACGTTTAAATGGCTCTTTAAAATTAATATACCCCATATCATTTAATGCTTTTACAAAGAAACGAGAGTAAAGTAAATGCAGAATTGCATGTTCTACTCCTCCGATATATTGGTCGACAGGCATCCAATAATGCAATTCTTCTTTATCAAAGGGTTTGTCCTTCAATTTTGGAGAGCAAAATCTTAAATAATACCATGATGAACATACAAAGGTATCCATCGTATCAGTTTCTCTCTTAGCTGGTTCCCCACATTTTGGACATTTTGTATTCAAGAATTCTTTGCTTGACAGTAAAGGAGACAGTCCTGTTGGCTTAAAATCTACATCGTCAGGTAAATAAACAGGTAAATCAGTTTCGGGTATCGGAACAATACCACATTTATCACAATAAACTATTGGAATAGGAGCACCCCAATAACGTTGCCTTGAAATCAACCAATCCCTTAAGCGATAATTAACTTCTTTTTTTCCAAGTTCTTTATCTTCCAGATATTTGATAATTACATCGATTGCCTTTAAATTCGGTAATCCATTAAACTGACCTGAGTTTACTAAAATACCTTCTCCTGGATATGCATTCTCAATGTCATCATATGAAATTTCTTTATTCTTCGGCTTTATTACAGTCCTTACAGGAAGACTGTATTTTCTGGCAAACTCTAAATCTCTCTGATCATGAGCAGGTACTGCCATAACCATTCCAGTACCATATTCCATAAGAACATAATTGGCAACCCAAATAGGTACTTTTTCCTGATTCATAGGGTTAATGACATATCTGCCTGTGAAGCAACCAAGTTTTTCAGCGGTAGCCAGGTCCTTTTCAGTCAAATTATTCCTGGCAACTACTTCTTTAAAAGCTTTCACTTCCTTTTCATAATCAGTCCCTTTTGTTAATTCTTCTATGATCGGGTGCTCTGGAGAAAGGACAAAAAAAGTAACACCAAAAAGAGTATCAGGCCTTGTTGTAAATACAGAAAGAGTTTTATTGCTACCGGCAATTTCAAACTTAACCTGTGCCCCTTCACTTCTTCCTATCCAGTTCTTTTGCATAGTTAAAACTCTTTCAGGCCATTCTTCCAATAATTCCATATCATCTAAAAGCTGTTGGGCATAATCGGTAATCTTAAAAAACCATTGAGACAATTCTTTTTTTATTACTTCTGAACCGCACCTCTCACAACCACCATTTACAACCTGTTCATTTGCAAGAACAGTAGCACATGAAGGACACCAGTTAACTACAGCCTTTTTTTTATAAGCTAATCCATTTTTGAATAATTGTAAAAACATCCATTGCGTCCATTTATAATAATCAGGACTGCAGGTGGAAATTTCCCTGTTCCAGTCATATGTAATTCCCATTGATTGGAGTGTATTTTTCATTTTTTGGATATTGTTTCGAGTCCATATTGCAGGATGTATCTGGTTTTTTATGGCAGCATTCTCAGCAGGTAGACCAAAAGAATCCCACCCCATCGGATGTAAAATATTAAACCCACGACTATGTTTATAACGAGCTACTACATCTCCTATGACATAATTTTTTACATGTCCCATATGCGGTTCACCAGATGGATAAGGAAACATTTCCAGTACATAATATTCTTTTTTATTTTTGTCTATACTGCTCTCAAAATAATTTTGTTTATTCCAATACTTCTGCCATTTACTTTCAACTTTTTTATAATCATATACTTCTTTCATTTATTTGCACTCCCTTAAAATAGAAAAACCCGTCACCTGTAACTTAAAATTACAAGGGACGAGATTTCCCGTGGTACCACCCTTTTTTAGTAGATTATATGGTGGAGCTGGCGGGAATCGAACCCGCGACCTCCTCCACGCC
The genomic region above belongs to Atribacterota bacterium and contains:
- the leuS gene encoding leucine--tRNA ligase, with product MKEVYDYKKVESKWQKYWNKQNYFESSIDKNKKEYYVLEMFPYPSGEPHMGHVKNYVIGDVVARYKHSRGFNILHPMGWDSFGLPAENAAIKNQIHPAIWTRNNIQKMKNTLQSMGITYDWNREISTCSPDYYKWTQWMFLQLFKNGLAYKKKAVVNWCPSCATVLANEQVVNGGCERCGSEVIKKELSQWFFKITDYAQQLLDDMELLEEWPERVLTMQKNWIGRSEGAQVKFEIAGSNKTLSVFTTRPDTLFGVTFFVLSPEHPIIEELTKGTDYEKEVKAFKEVVARNNLTEKDLATAEKLGCFTGRYVINPMNQEKVPIWVANYVLMEYGTGMVMAVPAHDQRDLEFARKYSLPVRTVIKPKNKEISYDDIENAYPGEGILVNSGQFNGLPNLKAIDVIIKYLEDKELGKKEVNYRLRDWLISRQRYWGAPIPIVYCDKCGIVPIPETDLPVYLPDDVDFKPTGLSPLLSSKEFLNTKCPKCGEPAKRETDTMDTFVCSSWYYLRFCSPKLKDKPFDKEELHYWMPVDQYIGGVEHAILHLLYSRFFVKALNDMGYINFKEPFKRLFTQGMVCKDGAAMSKSKGNVVTPGDIFEKYGIDATRVMILFASPPEVDMEWSDKGIEGASRFLNRVWRLVYQYKCLFDEKDYINVSGVSLSNDVKSLKRKTHQTIKKVTEDIEERFHFNTAISAIMELVNNLYAFNIKISELSQERKAVIKEAIETTIKLLNPIAPHFCEELWHEIGNSESIYLEPWPKYSIEDLKEDEITVVVQINGKLRDKIKVLSDISEADIREKIIELPKVKKWINDRKIVKIIYVAGKLVNIVVK
- the pheS gene encoding phenylalanine--tRNA ligase subunit alpha, which encodes MIEKIIKLRKQFDDDISLKKDTDEIEKLKNEYLGRKGYIAKMLKEISLLPKDERPKIGQLLNKAKKEIQKIVSEKENISLTKKKKTEDIFDITIPGKTFKIGSLHPIELILRKTQEIFLGMGFNFVDGPEIELDYYNFEGLNIPKDHPARDDQDSFYITSEILLRTQTSPMQVRTMENQPPPIRMISTGKCYRRDAIDSTHSPMFYQIEGLAVDKGIRFSDLKGVITEFCQQIFGKDRKVRFRPGYFPFVEPGAEVDVSCGLCEGKGCRSCGYTGWLEIMGAGMVHPNVLEMAGYDSKKLTGFAFGMGAERIAMLKYGINDIRLFFENDIRFLKQFK
- the infC gene encoding translation initiation factor IF-3, which encodes MNRGIKAKKIRLINHNGEQLGIVDWEKGLEEAQKNNLDLVEVSPDADPPVCRIMDYGKYRYTSEKRLKQGKKTQKNTGLKEIKMRPNIGEHDYEFKTKNIHKFLKEGNKVKVTVMFRGREMKFVDAGRELLERVATEANEISKVEKKPKLEGRNMTLILISNKNN
- the thrS gene encoding threonine--tRNA ligase, whose translation is MVDDKSTYSTYYDIIKSKDSKLAKKALAVNVNGIKKDLYEKPVEGDKVDVITFDSEQGKDIFFHSSSHLMAQAVQSLFPDTKLAIGPAIDEGFYYDFDTKHTFTPDDLNIIEKKMKEIVKKNIPFQKKIMKKDEAINLFKQRGEKYKIELIEDIPDDEVTIYEQGDFIDLCRGPHIPSTGKIKAFKLLNLAGAYWRGNEKNKMLQRIYGISFDSKDALNHYLKMIEEAKRRDHRKIGKELDLFSFQEEGTGFPFFHPKGMIIRNLLEDFWRDEHKKHGYHEIKTPIILNKSLWVKSGHWDHYKENMYFTKIDNQDFAVKPMNCPGGILVYKNRLHSYKELPLRIAELGLVHRHEMSGVLHGLFRVRSFTQDDAHIYMRPCQIKEEVQKLIDLEGYFYKTFGFNYHIELSTKPENAMGSDEVWEKATNSLKEALESKDLEFKINEGDGAFYGPKIDFHLKDCLGRSWQCGTIQLDFQMPELFDLYYINPDGEKERPVMLHRTILGSLERFIGILIEQYAGSLPTWIAPVQVRLLPIADRHIEYGRKIERILSDSNIRVEIDDNNEKIGAKIRNAEMGKIPYMLIFGDKEIDKDTVNVRKQGKGDQGSSTITDFINEIKEEIDNKKLP
- the rplT gene encoding 50S ribosomal protein L20 codes for the protein MPRVTNNVASRNRRKKILKSAKGYWGGKSKLLRTAKDAVRKSLSYSYRDRKARKRDFRRLWITRIGIAAKNEGISYSKLMKALKEANIQINRKILAEMAVNHEKGFSQLSKLAVSGDNS
- the ssb gene encoding single-stranded DNA-binding protein gives rise to the protein MASFGDLNCFAGIGRLTRDPELRYTPAGTAVCKFGLAINRSFRNQEGNNIEDTLFINVSAWGRQAEHCSQFLKKGKRVAVNGELRSNNWQDKEGNKRVSYEINARSVQFLDYMKDSNNDNKDFSDNDYVDENSGQGKENVEDNNGEDDIPF
- the rpmI gene encoding 50S ribosomal protein L35 produces the protein MPKMKTHRGAAKRFKLTATGKIKRSKAYKSHILTKKAPKRKRQLAKLTMVDKSDSKRIKRLLPYQ